TTAATTGGTTCATGTACAAACTCTTCTTACGAAGATTTGTCACGCGCTGCATCAATTGCTCGTCAGGCTGTTGAAAAAGGTTTAGTTACTAAAGCTGAATTCGGTATTAATCCAGGTTCAGAGCAAGTACGTTTTACTGCTGACCGTGATGGTTTATTAAAGACTTTTGAAGACCTTAATGCTACGATCTTTACCAATGCATGTGGACCATGTATCGGTATGTGGGGACCGTGCAGGTGCTGAGAAACAAGAGAAGAATACAATCGTTCACTCATTCAACCGTAACTTTGCGAAACGTGCTGACGGTAACCCTAATACTTTTTGCATTTGTTACCTCTCCAGAGATGGTTGCAGCAATTGCGATCTCCGGTGATTTAGGATTTAACCCATTGGTTGATACCTTGACAAACAAAGACGGCGAACAAATCAAGTTAGATCCTCCTACAGGTGATGAATTGCCAGAAAAAGGATTTGCAGTTGATGATCCAGGATACCAAGCTCCAGCGGAAGATGGATCAAAAGTTGAAGTTGATGTAGATCCTAATTCTGATCGTCTTCAATTATTGGAGCCTTTCGCAGCATGGGAAGGTACGGACCTTAAAGGTTTGAAATTATTGATCAAAGCTAAAGGTAAATGTACAACTGACCACATTTCTATGGCTGGTCCATGGTTGAAATACCGTGGTCACTTGGACAACATTTCCAACAATATGTTGATCGGTGCGGTGAACTACTTCAACGAAAAAACTGATAACGTGAAGAACCAATTGACTGGCGAGTATGGTCCAGTTCCAGCAACACAACGTGATTACAAAGCTGAGGGAATTGGTTCAATCGTTGTAGGTGACGAAAACTATGGTGAAGGTTCGTCTCGTGAGCACGCAGCTATGGAGCCTCGTCATTTAGGTGTTCGTGCTGTATTGGTTAAATCATTCGCTCGTATTCACGAAACAAACTTGAAGAAACAAGGTATGCTTGGTCTTACCTTCGATAATAAAGATGATTACGATAAAATCCAAGAAGACGATACCATCGATATCATCGGATTAACTGAATTCGCTCCTAACAAACCGCTAACGCTGGTATTGCACCATGCAGACGGTACGTCAGAAGAAATTCTTGCAAACCATACCTACAATGAACAACAGATCGGTTGGTTCAAAGCAGGTGGTGCATTGAATATTATTCGCGCGAATCAGAGTAAATAGAGTATTTAGTAGTTAGTATTTAGTAGTAAGACTGTATGCTTGCTGATAAAAGTGCTGTTCCGATGGGGCAGCACTTTTTTTTAGACAGTAGACATAAGTCATAAGACAAAAGACTTAGGCTTGTGTCCAATCCTAAATTGGCAATGTCATTAAGTTAAGAGAATCTAACAAACATGCCAAGGCTATGGCGTTGTGTTGGACGTGGTTCGCCGTGGTCGGTGAAGACTCCAACCACTATTGTTTCTAAGTCATAAAAATAATTTCCTAATCTTGAGATTAGGGATTTCAGGCATGTCGTGGGAAAGGGGTTATAGTGACACCCCTACAGGGTTGGATGGCATCGAATAATCATTTCTAGAATAGTTGCACCCCTAGCGGGGTTGTGTGGCGTGAAATGTGATTTTCGAAAAGAGCAAAACCCCATCGGGGTGACACTATTATAGCTGGAGTTTAACAAACATGCCAAGGCGATGGCGTTGTGTTGGACGTGGTTCACCGTGGTCGGTATCTTCACCGACCATTATTGTTTCTAAATCATAAAAATAGTTTCCTAATCTTGCGATTAGGGATTTCAGGCATGCCGTGGGAAAGGGGTTATAGTGACACCCCTAGCGGGGTTGTGTGGGGTGAAATGTGATTTTGAAAAGAGCAAAACTCCATCGGGGTGACACTATTATAGCTGGAGTTAAACAAACATGCCACACCTACGGCGTTGGTGTTTGATGCGATTTACATTTCTATAGACATTGCATGCCGATGGCATTTAAGAAATATTTCATGCCTCCGGCATTTAACCCCGATAGGGTTAGTTCGCCGTGGCAGGTGTCCCCACCTGCCACTGAATACTTTTCTATGGCATATTAATCCCAGGGGGTTAATCCTATTTATAGCCTTGTTTTTTTCTAATCTTATTGACATTGCCTAAATAGGGTTGATTTAAATTTTACTGGATCTATTTCGTGGTTGGTGGGGACACCAACCACGGCATTTCCACCGCCTTGCACTTTCTAATGTCTAAAGTCTATTGTCTATAAAATATTAATTCACTATTCTAGGTGGTTGGTGAGGACACCAACCACGGCATATTCGTTATTCTAGGTGGTTGGTGGGGAAACCAACCACGGCAAATTTGCCATTCTAGGTGGTTGGTGGGGACACCAACCACGGCATTTCTGTCGCCTTGCATTGTCTAATGTCTTATGTCTATTGTCTATAAAATATTAATTCACTATTCTAGGTGGTTGGTGGGGACACCAACCACGGCAAATTTGCCATTCTAGGTGGTTGGTAGAGACACACTATCACGGCATCTCTACCGCCTTGCACTTTCTAATGTCTTATGTCTTATGTCTATTGTCTATAAAATAATAATCCTCTATTCGAGGTTGCTATCTCAAATCTCATATCTCACATCTCAAATCTATTCCCTACCTTTAATTTCCCTTTTAATCCTAAAACGGTAATGAGTAAAAATCTATTGAAAACATTGGCTTTAACGGCTATTTTACTAAGCTCTGGAATTATGGTAAACGCTCAGAAAACTCCTTATGAATTGGATCCCAATAAGAATACTACGGTTACTTATGAGGAGATGACGGATTATTATGCTTCGCTACTTGAGGGTAGGAAGGATGTTAAATTAATTGATGTTGGGTCTACTGATGTTGGGAAACCGTTGCAATTGATTGTTCTTTCGAAGGATGGCGATTTTGATCCGGTTAGTATCAAATCTAAGGGGAAGGCTGTGATGTTGATCAATAATGGGATTCATCCTGGTGAGCCTGAAGGTATTGATGCTTCGATGATGTTTATCAGAGAATTGCTGAAGGAGAATAAATTGCCAGATAATTTGGTGCTGTGCGTTATTCCGGTTTACAATATTGCTGGGATGTTGAATCGAGGTGAATCTAGGGTGAATCAGAATGGTCCAAATGAGTATGGTTTTCGAGGATCAAGGCAGCATTATGATTTGAATAGAGATTTTATCAAGGGCGACACAAGGAATTCCAGGTTGTTTCAGAAGATCTTTAGCACATGGGATCCCGATGTTTTCTTTGATACTCATACTAGCAACGGTGCGGATTACCAATATGTAATGACCTTAATTGAAACGCATAAAGATAAGCTTCATCCCGAACTGGCTCCATTTATGAAATCTAGATTTACAGATGAGTTGTATCATCGGATGGAAAAGGCTGGGTTTCCAATGGTTCCTTATGTGAATCCAAAGGGAGAAACGCCGGAGTCAGGATTGGTTTCTTTTTTGGAAAGTCCTAGGTATTCAACAGGATATGCGGCCCTGCATAATACCATTGGATATATGCCTGAAACACATATGTGGAAGCCATACAAACATAGAGTAGAATCTACTTACACGCTCATGAAAAGTTTGTATGAGGTAGCTGTTCAGGAATCAAAAGAATTGGTGGCATTGCGTCAAAAAATAAAAGAATCTGTTTCCAAACAGATGGAATTTCCTGTTAGTTGGAAATTGGATACGGAGCATGTCGATACGATAGATTTTATGGGTTTTGAATCTGGTAAGAAGAAAAGTGATGTTTCTGGTCAGCAGAGGCTTTATTATGATAGGAGTAAACCATTCAAAAAACAGGTTCCCTATTATAGTCATTATAAACCATCAGTGATCATTACAAAACCTAAGGCATACATTATTCCTCAGGCTTATGATAAATTGGTAGAATTAATGAAGATCAATGGAGTTCAGATGAAGCAACTTGAGAAGGATGAGTTAATGGAGGTTGAGATGTATTACATTTCATCATATAAAACCCAGAGTCATCCTTATGAGGGACATTATCCACATCATTCTGTTGAAGTTAGTCCTAAGATGATGAAGGTTCAGTTTTATGCTGGAGATTGGGTAGTTGAGACTGATCAGCCTATGAACAGATATATTGTTGAAACATTGGAGCCACAAGGGATGGATTCGTTTTTTTCTTGGAATTTCTTTGATGCAATATTATCCCAAAAGGAATATTTTTCAGCCTATATTTTTGAAGATACTGCCGCTGATTTATTGAGGAAAGACCCAAAGCTGAAGCAAGAATTTGAAGATGCGAAAAAGAACGATCCAATCTTTGCTGCCGATGGTAGGGCTCAGTTAGAGTGGATTTATAAAAGAACGCATCATTATGAGTATGATTATGGACTTTATCCGATTGCTCGAGCTAGGTAATTTTTAAGTTGAAAGCTGTTGACAAAAGGCTGTCATAATCTGCTTGTAAATTTGAGTATTCAATAACAAAAAAGAAAACATTATGAGCACAGCAGCATTTTTGACAAAGGAGCAGTTTTTAAATAATTGGCAAGGCCATAGAACTTTAACAAGAAAAACAATTGAGAAATTTCCTGAGAAGGAACTATTTGAATTCAGCATTGGTGGAATGCGGACATTTAGTGATTTGATCAAGGAATTGTTGAGTATAGGACTTCCAGGATTAGAGGATATTGTGAACAATAATATCAGTAAATACAATCATGATTTACCTTTTAATACGAAAGAGGCATTGTTGGCGGAGTGGGATAGACAAACCCCTTTGATTTCAGAATATTTTAATAAAATATCTGAGGATCGTATGAAAGAAGATTTCAATCTTTTTGGGGAGTTCAACTTTCCGATTAATCAAAATATGGTTTATTTTTTGGACAATGAGATTCATCACCGCGCACAGGGGTATGTTTATTTGAGGTCATTGGGAATTGAACCTCCAATGTTCTGGGATCGATACTAAATCATTTTTAAAATAGAAAAGAAGGTGTCTAAAAAGGCACCTTCTTCTGCTTTATAGCTTTCTGGAGCTCCATTATAATTTCATGAGCAATATTAGGCTGCAAGTCGATGTTTTGTGCTTTTCAGCATGTTGATGGCTTGATTTATCGCAAATAGGGAGTTTTTGCCAACTGGTTTACCGATAAAAGCTTTGTCTTTCCACTTTTTTGCCCATTTTCTGAGGTTATGGGCAATGGCCATCAAACCGAATTCCACAGCGACCTTCTCCAGACCTTTCATTGTGAACCGGGTAAACCTGTTGTTGCTTTTCATCTGACCGAAAACGGCTTCCACTTCTATGGGTCGCTTGCTCCGATGGTACATTCCCTCTTCCGACAGCAGTCTTTCCCGGGCTTTAGCCTTGAGCTTATTGAGCCTGTGGTTCACTTCAATGAGCCGATCGCCTGTAGCTTTATGGCACCCACTCCGCATCGGGCAGCCTTCGCATCGCCGAGCCTGGTAA
The Sphingobacterium daejeonense genome window above contains:
- a CDS encoding DinB family protein — protein: MSTAAFLTKEQFLNNWQGHRTLTRKTIEKFPEKELFEFSIGGMRTFSDLIKELLSIGLPGLEDIVNNNISKYNHDLPFNTKEALLAEWDRQTPLISEYFNKISEDRMKEDFNLFGEFNFPINQNMVYFLDNEIHHRAQGYVYLRSLGIEPPMFWDRY
- a CDS encoding M14 family zinc carboxypeptidase; the encoded protein is MSKNLLKTLALTAILLSSGIMVNAQKTPYELDPNKNTTVTYEEMTDYYASLLEGRKDVKLIDVGSTDVGKPLQLIVLSKDGDFDPVSIKSKGKAVMLINNGIHPGEPEGIDASMMFIRELLKENKLPDNLVLCVIPVYNIAGMLNRGESRVNQNGPNEYGFRGSRQHYDLNRDFIKGDTRNSRLFQKIFSTWDPDVFFDTHTSNGADYQYVMTLIETHKDKLHPELAPFMKSRFTDELYHRMEKAGFPMVPYVNPKGETPESGLVSFLESPRYSTGYAALHNTIGYMPETHMWKPYKHRVESTYTLMKSLYEVAVQESKELVALRQKIKESVSKQMEFPVSWKLDTEHVDTIDFMGFESGKKKSDVSGQQRLYYDRSKPFKKQVPYYSHYKPSVIITKPKAYIIPQAYDKLVELMKINGVQMKQLEKDELMEVEMYYISSYKTQSHPYEGHYPHHSVEVSPKMMKVQFYAGDWVVETDQPMNRYIVETLEPQGMDSFFSWNFFDAILSQKEYFSAYIFEDTAADLLRKDPKLKQEFEDAKKNDPIFAADGRAQLEWIYKRTHHYEYDYGLYPIARAR